One genomic segment of Leptospira stimsonii includes these proteins:
- a CDS encoding DMT family transporter: MKLSGKFINETALVFCTLIWGGTFTMTIFGLRDTSPSVFLALRFAIASLIFLPFAWKEFRKGKFWYPGAFFLGMFLFLGFACETVGLKTTTATKSSFLIGTLVVITPFLEAVLKRRIPSKGNLAGATVVFAGICLIFMGESGKEGSLQIQKGDWITLGGALFFSLYIIQMDRVSSQTPIAISVFYQSFVAGLFAFVSVIFFHITGLEELKFDLNSRLIPGVLYNALLASVLTTFLQTKFQRFVSPTRVGIIFSLEPVFSTIIAYFLLGETSGPIRILGCSFVFGGLVLAELIGKDRGEEREGI; the protein is encoded by the coding sequence GTGAAACTCTCCGGGAAATTCATCAACGAAACGGCATTGGTCTTTTGTACTCTGATCTGGGGCGGGACCTTTACGATGACGATTTTCGGATTGAGAGACACGTCTCCTTCCGTTTTTTTAGCGTTACGTTTTGCGATCGCGAGCCTGATTTTTTTACCGTTCGCTTGGAAGGAATTTAGAAAGGGAAAATTTTGGTATCCGGGAGCTTTTTTTCTGGGAATGTTTTTGTTTCTCGGTTTTGCGTGTGAAACCGTCGGACTCAAGACAACCACTGCGACAAAATCCTCCTTTTTAATCGGAACGTTAGTCGTCATTACTCCGTTTTTGGAAGCCGTTCTCAAAAGAAGAATTCCTTCAAAGGGGAATTTGGCGGGTGCCACGGTCGTATTTGCGGGAATTTGTCTGATTTTTATGGGAGAATCCGGAAAAGAAGGTTCTCTGCAGATCCAAAAAGGGGATTGGATCACGTTAGGCGGCGCTCTTTTCTTTTCACTTTACATCATTCAGATGGATCGAGTGAGTTCGCAAACTCCGATCGCAATCTCCGTTTTTTATCAGTCCTTTGTCGCCGGACTTTTCGCCTTTGTATCCGTGATCTTCTTCCATATTACCGGATTGGAAGAACTGAAATTCGATCTGAACTCGAGACTGATTCCGGGTGTTCTTTACAATGCGCTTCTGGCTTCGGTTCTGACCACATTCTTACAAACCAAGTTTCAGAGATTCGTTTCTCCCACTCGTGTAGGAATTATCTTTTCCTTGGAGCCGGTATTCTCGACGATCATCGCCTATTTTTTATTAGGTGAGACTTCCGGACCGATCCGAATTTTAGGATGTTCTTTTGTATTCGGGGGTTTGGTTTTAGCGGAACTAATCGGTAAGGACCGCGGTGAGGAACGGGAAGGGATTTAG
- a CDS encoding methyl-accepting chemotaxis protein, translated as MNPLSNISIKSRLRLSFGTIIVVFIASSIVIATSTLSYRTAIRSMMDNSQPKFQLLNLTLEKIILIELKISSKVSTVDSLLSEEEYNQTQKLFEEIKNNLEQFHSFPLKNFEIENVNLLKSQLQKFAQYNETVHRLWKQNQRQEAQILYVRGINPLSESMRDSIKQWMEKENETSRQSGDNADSQLTFSLYLIAILTLLSSAAGIFFSRSIIRSITSPLKKAIDLASAIENGNLNTKIQNESSDEMGELLKFLKRMEASLREIIVEARISISSSEKTSQEFSKVSKEFIATSETQASNSQNVADLIDRLSDLVEKNTSVILHSAEHLRNLEKEIRGNLISLGAVTESLNSFTMKAKESSETAIKGREKVDVVQKSLGEAKNSVRRIKETLEKIGEISNRTNMLALNASIEAARAGEHGKGFSVVAEEVSQLADLTMRSTKEIKDLIESTRINVELGDGEMNQFSDFFKTIQSDTSFMAQFSFKLLEDMRNQEASLNSCSTRMHTIAGNITDLENSSLENKSAYSSIQNSVQDLSKGAKLISSGSQEIASGAKLLDAQSMKVKSLMEKFIV; from the coding sequence GTGAATCCGCTCAGCAATATCAGCATCAAATCAAGACTCAGACTTAGCTTTGGAACGATCATCGTGGTGTTCATCGCCTCTTCGATCGTCATCGCTACGAGCACACTTTCGTATAGAACTGCGATTCGTTCGATGATGGATAATTCCCAGCCGAAGTTTCAGCTACTCAATCTGACTTTGGAAAAGATCATTCTGATCGAACTCAAAATCTCCTCCAAAGTGTCCACCGTCGATTCCCTTCTTTCGGAGGAAGAATACAATCAAACCCAGAAGTTGTTTGAAGAGATTAAAAATAATCTCGAACAATTTCATTCGTTTCCTTTGAAGAATTTCGAAATAGAGAACGTAAATCTTCTCAAATCACAACTCCAAAAATTTGCCCAATACAACGAAACGGTTCATCGACTTTGGAAACAAAATCAGAGACAGGAAGCCCAAATTCTCTACGTAAGAGGAATCAATCCCTTGAGCGAATCGATGCGCGATTCGATCAAACAATGGATGGAAAAGGAAAACGAAACTTCGAGGCAAAGCGGAGATAACGCGGATTCTCAGCTTACCTTTTCCCTGTATTTGATCGCGATTCTTACCTTGCTTTCCTCCGCGGCGGGAATCTTTTTTTCTCGGTCCATCATTCGATCGATTACTTCTCCGTTGAAAAAGGCCATCGACCTCGCGTCTGCGATCGAAAACGGAAATCTAAATACGAAAATTCAAAACGAAAGTTCGGACGAAATGGGAGAATTATTAAAATTCTTAAAACGAATGGAAGCCTCCCTTCGAGAGATCATCGTGGAAGCGAGAATTTCCATTTCCAGTTCCGAAAAGACAAGCCAGGAATTTTCCAAGGTTTCCAAAGAATTTATTGCGACATCGGAAACCCAGGCGAGCAATTCTCAAAACGTGGCGGATCTGATCGATCGCCTCAGCGATCTTGTGGAAAAGAATACATCCGTAATTCTACATTCCGCGGAGCATCTCAGAAACTTAGAAAAAGAAATTCGGGGAAATCTAATATCTTTGGGAGCGGTAACGGAATCCCTGAATTCGTTTACGATGAAAGCGAAAGAATCTTCGGAAACTGCGATCAAAGGAAGGGAAAAAGTGGACGTGGTCCAGAAATCCCTGGGAGAAGCGAAGAACAGCGTAAGAAGAATCAAAGAAACCTTGGAAAAGATCGGTGAAATTTCCAATCGGACCAACATGCTCGCGTTAAACGCTTCGATCGAGGCGGCAAGAGCCGGTGAACACGGAAAAGGTTTTTCAGTCGTCGCGGAAGAAGTTTCCCAACTCGCGGATCTCACAATGAGAAGCACGAAAGAAATCAAAGATTTGATCGAATCGACCCGAATCAACGTGGAATTAGGCGACGGAGAAATGAATCAATTCTCCGATTTTTTCAAAACCATTCAATCGGACACTTCTTTTATGGCGCAATTCAGTTTTAAACTTTTGGAGGATATGCGAAACCAGGAAGCGAGTCTGAATTCATGTTCTACGAGGATGCATACGATCGCGGGCAATATTACGGATTTGGAAAATTCTTCTTTGGAAAATAAATCCGCTTATAGTTCGATTCAGAATTCGGTGCAAGATCTTTCCAAGGGAGCCAAATTGATTTCCTCCGGTTCGCAGGAGATCGCGTCCGGCGCGAAACTTTTAGACGCCCAATCTATGAAAGTGAAATCATTGATGGAAAAATTTATCGTCTAA
- a CDS encoding c-type cytochrome, with the protein MRRITILTLIFLFAASSRVFALEANDKSVIRGSIVFRTYCVLCHGENADGKGRLAEGKIPPPANLTKTFLNDAQKEEIIRKGGMGVGRSPFMPPWKDELSNEQIKDVISYINYISKSK; encoded by the coding sequence ATGAGAAGAATCACAATTCTTACTCTGATTTTTTTATTCGCCGCGAGTTCGAGAGTGTTTGCTCTGGAAGCCAACGATAAATCCGTAATCCGAGGAAGTATCGTTTTTCGAACCTACTGCGTACTTTGTCACGGGGAAAACGCGGACGGAAAGGGTCGTCTTGCCGAAGGAAAAATTCCTCCACCCGCCAATCTCACCAAAACGTTTCTGAACGACGCGCAAAAAGAGGAAATCATTCGAAAGGGAGGAATGGGAGTCGGTCGTTCTCCATTTATGCCTCCCTGGAAGGACGAACTTTCCAACGAACAGATCAAAGACGTGATTTCGTATATCAACTACATTTCAAAATCGAAATAA
- a CDS encoding methylamine utilization protein has protein sequence MLRQVLLTSLLAILMTGTLNAAEHEVGQKEKKFTVESLKVKIGDVVSFPNYDSFFHNIYSLSPEKIFDLGSYPQGQTKKVKFDKAGKILVECAIHPGMKMTIEVQP, from the coding sequence ATGTTGAGACAAGTTTTACTAACGTCCTTACTCGCAATCCTTATGACGGGAACCCTAAACGCCGCAGAACACGAGGTAGGCCAGAAAGAAAAAAAATTTACGGTAGAATCCTTAAAGGTTAAAATCGGGGACGTCGTGAGTTTTCCGAATTACGATTCTTTCTTTCACAATATCTATTCTTTGTCCCCGGAGAAAATTTTCGATCTCGGTTCTTATCCGCAGGGACAAACGAAAAAAGTGAAATTCGATAAGGCCGGAAAAATCCTCGTGGAATGTGCGATCCATCCAGGCATGAAAATGACGATCGAAGTGCAACCATGA
- a CDS encoding cytochrome-c peroxidase, whose protein sequence is MARYSLFSSFLFAIFLFSVCKEKPIEPPKEIKPIPKISYPFPKENEPNPTRIELGKILFFDPIVSGSNWISCATCHNPGLAWTDGLKTAIGHNMKVLGKNTPTIINSAFGEKMFWDGRANSLEEQALGPISSPDEMNQNPDELVLELKKIKGYRDRFERAYPNEGITKETIAKAIASFERSILSFQSPYDAWIQGDNKAINESAQRGQALFKGKANCIACHLGNNFTDDGFHNIGIKSKEKDPGRFKLVPVKSMKGAFKTPTLRDVALTAPYMHDGSYQTLEEVVDHYDRGGDDLSNLDPNMKPLKLTEEEKKDLISFMRSLTGKREPISIPTFPR, encoded by the coding sequence ATGGCACGTTATTCCTTGTTCTCCAGTTTCCTTTTCGCGATCTTCCTGTTTTCCGTTTGTAAAGAAAAACCGATCGAACCTCCGAAGGAAATCAAACCGATCCCGAAAATTTCTTATCCGTTTCCAAAAGAAAACGAACCGAACCCAACCCGCATCGAATTGGGTAAAATTCTTTTTTTTGATCCGATCGTATCGGGTTCCAATTGGATCAGTTGTGCCACTTGTCACAATCCGGGTCTCGCTTGGACGGACGGTTTAAAAACCGCAATCGGTCATAACATGAAAGTTTTGGGTAAGAATACTCCAACGATTATAAACTCCGCCTTTGGAGAAAAGATGTTCTGGGACGGAAGAGCCAATTCTTTAGAAGAGCAGGCATTAGGTCCGATCTCCTCTCCAGATGAAATGAATCAAAATCCGGACGAGCTCGTTTTAGAACTCAAAAAAATCAAAGGTTATCGAGATCGTTTTGAACGTGCTTATCCGAACGAAGGGATCACCAAGGAAACGATTGCGAAAGCGATCGCGAGCTTTGAAAGAAGTATTCTTTCTTTTCAATCTCCGTATGACGCTTGGATCCAAGGAGATAACAAAGCGATAAACGAATCCGCTCAAAGAGGCCAAGCGCTCTTCAAGGGAAAAGCAAACTGCATCGCTTGTCATCTCGGAAACAACTTCACGGACGACGGATTCCATAATATCGGAATCAAGTCCAAAGAAAAGGATCCGGGTCGTTTCAAACTCGTTCCGGTCAAATCGATGAAAGGCGCCTTCAAAACTCCTACGTTGCGCGACGTCGCTCTTACCGCTCCCTATATGCACGACGGGAGTTACCAAACTTTGGAAGAAGTCGTCGATCACTATGATCGTGGAGGAGACGATCTTTCCAATCTAGATCCGAATATGAAACCTCTGAAACTCACCGAGGAAGAGAAAAAAGACCTAATCTCGTTTATGCGATCGCTTACTGGGAAAAGAGAACCGATTTCAATCCCCACATTTCCGAGATAA